A segment of the Panicum hallii strain FIL2 chromosome 1, PHallii_v3.1, whole genome shotgun sequence genome:
tgatcgtcttgtttggtgattcttccatgtctacaacatcatcaacttgctcttcttgagagccattagattcatcaaatgtcacgtcacacgcaacttcaacacaaccggaggttttgttgaagacacggtacccatgagcatttgaggcataaccaagaagaaaaccttcatcaactttagatgcaaatttagagttcttgggcttcttgttaagaatgaagcacttacttccaaaaactttAAAATATGACACGTTAgactttttaccaagtagaagctcataggccgtcttgttcaaaatcttgtgaagataaagacggttgatagcgtggcatgccgtgttgattgcttccgcctaaaattgatccgagaccttgtattcatcaagcattgttcttgcggcttcaatgagagttctatttttcctttcaacaattccattttgttgaggagtatatggaacggagaactcatgcccaatgccctcttcttctaaaaattcttcaatgttggtgttcttgaattcggtgccattatcacttctcactttcttgaacttggtctcgaattcattttgagctctttttgcaaatcTCTTGAATGTCTCTTGCATTACACTtttacccaagtgaaacgagaataatcatcaacaatgacaagtccgtatttgttaccaccaatgcttatgtAAACCACCGGGCCAAAAAGATCCATGTGTAatagttcaaatggcttgacggtggtgatgatgctttttgacggatgaggaacaccaacttgctttccggcttgacaagcactacaaatacgatctttctcaaaagaaacatttgttagtcctagaatgtgatccccctttaaaagcttgttgagatttctcatcccaacatgagctagtcgacgatgccataaccaacccaagctagactttgccaccaagcatgtatcaagttgagcttttTCTTGTGAGAAATTTACTAGATAAatctttcccttgagtacacccttgaaagcaacggagccatcgcttctcctaaggacggtcacaccttcgttagtgAATAGACAATTGAAACCCGaagcacaaagttgtgatatggataacAAATTATACCCAAGAGCTTCGACTAAGAGaacttttgaaagagagaattttgagtttagatcaatgttaccggtaccaagcacttttcccttttgatttccggcaaaattaatgtaatgatcatcatttgattctttcaaactctcaaatatgcttccttctccggtcatatgatttgtgcatccgctatcaatcacccatgttgatccaccggagaagtattcctacaaaataagattattcctttcttttaggtacccaacaatacttgggtccttgagtgttagtcaaaagcactttgggtacccacacatgacttttcaccttagtgttccatgagtggtgacccacaaatctagcaaccactttaccatggtggttcctagttaaaacataatccgcataaaaaGACATTTGAAATAATGCTTTTGGTGTCTTGAGTGCTTGGAATTTGTCTTGCTTCAaagaggatgcaacaattttggcactttcatcacatgttgtgcctctcttgataaACTTGATTTGACTTGACTCTTGTTTCTCACTACTTCTCCTATGGATGGGCgttgtcatgttcactagacctCCTCTTACccctaaggcggccttcttgttattcttgacataaggaatggtttgagaagtgccatcttcattcttttCTGGTCCtttacctttctcaaatccatatttACTTAGGTATCTTGAACCAAaccccttggtatgcttctcaaactcacctacccttgaTGAGGGATTTATCTTGAATACTTCCTTGTGAGATGGTGCCTCTTCTTGCACTAATTGAGTGAGCCTACTAATCTCTTTCCTCATGGCTTGCacttcggcatggttagtcacacaactttgaatatcaacattaaattatcgtgcacaaccattactagttgaaggactagatgactttgatgccttacaagtgttagaggaaCTTACTAAGAGAGtgctaactttaacttcaagtgccgtgttcatgacttgcaagcttgttaagctttcttgaagtttatcaTTGTCTCTTTTTAAGCTAGTATGAGTCTTCAACTAAAagaagttctttagttaagtcatccactttcctcttttcactagtaaatgactcttctacctcaagaagcattttatccttggcttttagagattctccaagtctcttgttttccttcctttcataggTAAGGTGCTTTTTAAGAGTTTCGGATTTTTCTCtttcaagcctaaacaattcctATTGTGAATCTCCCAAAGGTACATCTTTTGAATAAAGCTTTGCAAAAGGCTTTTCTGCCAGAGCAGGTGTAATCTCAAGCCTGAAGAAGACCtagtgaaaggacctcaagatgcctagagggggggtgaataggctaatctgcaacttaaaacacttcgagcacggttagcaacacaaatgtccggatactccggatatatgtccggatactccggatatagtgtccggagtttccggatataatgtccggactatccgggtatgaaagaaAGTGCTACTAATCACAGATAaagatgctgtaaattgaatccagtaaatttaaagggactagtggtacctctgaggtgtttctcaccagttgtcttacttcTGAGACTTATACAATGATAGAtcgccctcaaaccctaaaaggttagtctcacaagcaaaccaATACAAATGTACACTAAAATTGCGAGagagacacagaatttgtttcccgaagttcactcccaaaggagctacgtctccgttgagaaagaattcaagagacggtgctcaagaactcctatgctcctctcccaagggtgagaccaacgctcaaaccctagggtcacttactaagaattcctcggagaggaatgaaggttacaaaccagctgtgatgctcacaaatcaatcacgcaatcacaagcgacgcttagccgtctaggagcttggagctccaagagtaataaattagaatccacgggctagacttggattgatgtgctcaagagatgaaatcaaggcttacttgcacaatcttagctcttgcaacaatctcacctCAAATCCCAatgaaaatcactcaagaatggagcaaatggggagtgagagggctctctttgggttttctgcagttctggtcgaaaatgagcgAGAGAGTGAGAGTGAGAggggggtatgggggtatttataccccctttcccagaaactagccgttgggagagcggtacccggaaactccgggtatttatccggatactccggacatagggatccggagactccggaccaaacttATTTTGCAGACCGGaaacagtaacccggacactccgggtatacgtccggatactccggacattctgtccggacattccggactgagacccggacactccgggttagacactgaatttcacatttaagtccctttttgagtgttgagatggtttcttatgatttttgtgggttctcttgagcacaactaccatgtctacactagtggatcacagttccccttgatagtacggcgttcctatactcaatttcaaaaataaaatctagtatttaagaacacttgaggacgccgcttttcatatcctttttgagggttcacgcttctctaaaagctttgcttagtcaccattagcacctgcacacatgcttaataacacgattaaatatacatgtgctttgttatttatcaccaaaacccacttaggggcctagatatctttcacctAGGGATTATTCTGTGCCAGCAATCATAGAAAGGCAGTAAGTAGAGTTCAACTATCTTGTAAAAACAGGTTTTAGCAAGTGAGAAACCCGTCTCAGTAAAGAAGATAGAAGTTCAAGGCAACATCTGAGGGTGTGTGACTCACCTCATGGTCCTTGTGTAAGTCTTGAACGTCCTCTTCCATATCGTTAACTTTAGTGTCTTTTGGTTCCTTATCTGTGCAACACCACTCATGCACTTTGCTTGCCTCAGGGAAACCTGAAGAACAGGAGGCGTCAATTAATAAAGATGCATATATTCTCTCTCCAACGAAGTCAAGCAGTATAACTATATTATTCTTTTTGATGAGTAAATATAGTGTCTGATAATTTTTTAGATAATGGAAGCACATCCCCCGGCCTCTGCATATAGTTATTATTATTGACATAGGAATGTCAAACTGCCCCATTTTACTTTGGAGTTTTCACTAGCATTATCGTTTCTCCAATTGCTTTTTTCTTCTTATATTTTGTTTTCCTAATCTTAGAAAAAGGTTGGAATGCAAAATTTGTGCATCCAAACAAACCAGCTCATTGAATAGCAGTAAGTTCATTCCAAAGGTGTACCTTCTTCACTTCCAGCACTTAGAGGCACTACTTGGAGAGTCTCCAAAGCACAAGCGGTGCTGGAACTACCAAGATACTTCTCAGTTTCCTCTCCCTCATCTATGAAGAAGGTCGTCCCCACCTGACTCAGCACCAATTCTGGTCCTTGATGTTCTTGCTCGACAAACCCTTCATTAACGCTTTCAAAAGCTTCAGTGCAATTACAATTTGAAGTTTCAGTGAAATTCTGGCTTTCAATAGAGTTAACCTCAGCTCGAGTTCTGACTATCTGCTCACAACCGAGGGCATTTTCCTTTGGTGACTTATTGGCCTGTTCATCACCAGAAATCTTATCAAAACTATCAACGTCTTCCAGTGAAGGATCAGGAAATCCTTTCACAGAAAATGTTACAGAATCCTTCTTTCTGGTATGTGAAGCACACATCAGATTGTTTGAAAGACTTTCAGATGGTGATGTCTCCTGAAAATTAGATGGATTTTCATCTTTAGGATCAGAAGATCTTTCTTGACCTGCTGCAAGTTCTATCAAATTGTCAGCAGGAATAGATGAGGAGGATCTCGAGTACTCTGAATGATTGACCTTGTCTGTAGTAACATAGGCCCCAGGGAGTTCAACTTGTGACTGAGATGGCGATATACTGATACCTTGTATATCTCCATTCATGGTTACTTCATCAGCACATATAGAATCTGAGCCATTTTTTTTCTAAACTATCAACCTCATATTGGGAGATGGAAACCATTGCTTTTTCAGGTCCTTGAAAACCAAATGCAAAATCATTTTCAGATTGCAGCATAGAGAACCCCTGAGCAGCTTGCAAGTCTTCAGATGCATCAACTACTGGACCAAATGACCAGAACAATAAGTCCAGGGAGTTGTCAAAATTTTCAACGCCATTGCCTACATCAGGAGCTTTGAAACTAATGCCATAATTTGAAGAAACTTCATGTACTAAAGGAGCAGTTGCTTCCTTGCCGGCATTAGGAGTTTCTATCATGTTGATTTCTGGAATAAGTTCAGCAGCCCTTGAATTGTCTGTATAATTCTCTGCATGCTTCGCATTGGGAACCATCATGGAGGTCCTCTCATCAAAGCTGAAATCATTATGATTTTCTTGTGCAGGAAATGTACCAACCCTGAGAATTTCAGTCATATTTACCTCTGAAA
Coding sequences within it:
- the LOC112884636 gene encoding uncharacterized protein LOC112884636; this translates as MNGDIQGISISPSQSQVELPGAYVTTDKVNHSEYSRSSSSIPADNLIELAAGQERSSDPKDENPSNFQETSPSESLSNNLMCASHTRKKDSVTFSVKGFPDPSLEDVDSFDKISGDEQANKSPKENALGCEQIVRTRAEVNSIESQNFTETSNCNCTEAFESVNEGFVEQEHQGPELVLSQVGTTFFIDEGEETEKYLGSSSTACALETLQVVPLSAGSEEGFPEASKVHEWCCTDKEPKDTKVNDMEEDVQDLHKDHEVLMVTKQSF